Proteins encoded within one genomic window of uncultured Desulfobacter sp.:
- a CDS encoding PAS domain S-box protein, giving the protein MVVSFALLLAVRNGLHRELFVHLVEEMERLKRRLFLTMKKEDYRLLMKYSPDTIWTMDLSGRLTYASPSVETLTGYSLEEIRKIILEKIMTKESVRIVRDVVLRIRGGSAGEEHIETEILALEFLRKDGSRVWGETRISGILDETKRLVSILCSTRDITKRKRMENQLLRDRDELQTLLGFYRSADTRHWASNIRIIRASCSKRQFNLLVYAALCMDKIPSRESGFANIPKATAGTSLVVQCGRT; this is encoded by the coding sequence TTGGTTGTCTCCTTTGCCCTGTTATTGGCTGTTCGTAATGGCCTGCACCGGGAGCTGTTCGTTCATCTGGTGGAGGAGATGGAACGCCTGAAAAGGAGACTTTTCTTAACCATGAAAAAAGAAGATTATCGCCTTTTAATGAAATATTCGCCGGATACGATTTGGACGATGGATCTGTCCGGGCGGCTAACCTATGCAAGTCCTTCGGTCGAAACCTTAACCGGATATTCCCTGGAAGAGATCAGGAAAATCATCTTGGAAAAGATCATGACGAAGGAATCGGTCCGGATCGTTCGGGATGTTGTCCTGCGAATCAGGGGGGGGAGTGCCGGGGAAGAGCACATCGAGACTGAGATTCTCGCACTGGAATTTCTGCGAAAAGACGGCTCCCGGGTTTGGGGGGAAACCAGGATTAGCGGGATTCTTGACGAAACAAAGCGGCTCGTCAGTATCCTATGCTCGACTCGCGACATCACTAAACGAAAGCGAATGGAAAATCAGCTTCTCAGGGACAGGGATGAACTGCAGACCCTGCTGGGGTTTTACCGTAGTGCCGATACCCGGCACTGGGCCTCTAACATTCGGATAATCAGGGCATCTTGTTCAAAGCGCCAGTTTAACTTGTTGGTTTATGCCGCTCTCTGCATGGATAAGATACCTTCGAGAGAAAGCGGTTTTGCTAATATTCCCAAAGCAACAGCGGGTACCTCTCTTGTCGTCCAATGCGGACGGACATAG
- a CDS encoding IS1 family transposase, which produces MNNIKTPISKVASALRLRGEGLGLRATGRVLRSNKSTIALWENRFADQKATLLLYGFCHEFISLTFEGDELYTIVGKRTMPSESEGWTAVIMERASRFIVDQRCGKKDTSLFKSVMKTVCGYIDHTDDLSFFSDGERRYGNMLFELCSEVFQTGKKGRPPRVLPKGVKVRVKNKGDQKHKKGRKRPKYQAPQREHLDTDQNLKESEIHANHLEAQNAAIRRKNSTFRRKTNTYAKTVKGLQRTLDVHQIIHNYVRPHWTTREVPAVALGILAKPLSLEGILSMQRAA; this is translated from the coding sequence ATGAATAATATTAAAACGCCAATCAGCAAGGTTGCATCTGCATTGAGACTTCGCGGTGAAGGCCTTGGGCTTCGAGCAACCGGCAGGGTATTGAGATCAAACAAAAGTACCATTGCACTATGGGAAAATAGATTTGCCGACCAGAAAGCCACATTGTTGCTATATGGTTTTTGTCATGAATTTATATCCCTGACATTTGAAGGAGATGAGCTCTACACCATTGTCGGTAAACGAACAATGCCATCGGAATCCGAAGGCTGGACAGCGGTCATTATGGAAAGAGCCAGTCGATTTATTGTCGACCAACGATGTGGGAAAAAAGATACATCATTATTCAAATCAGTTATGAAAACCGTATGCGGGTATATCGATCATACAGATGATTTATCGTTTTTTTCAGATGGTGAAAGACGATATGGTAATATGCTTTTCGAATTATGTTCCGAGGTTTTTCAAACCGGCAAAAAGGGGCGTCCTCCCAGAGTTCTTCCTAAAGGAGTCAAAGTTCGTGTTAAAAACAAAGGGGATCAAAAACACAAAAAAGGCCGTAAACGCCCAAAATACCAAGCTCCACAGCGAGAACATCTTGATACGGATCAAAATTTAAAGGAATCCGAAATCCATGCCAACCACCTTGAGGCTCAAAACGCTGCAATCAGGCGAAAGAATAGTACTTTCAGGAGGAAAACAAACACTTATGCAAAAACGGTAAAGGGCTTACAAAGAACACTGGATGTTCATCAAATAATTCACAACTATGTCCGTCCGCATTGGACGACAAGAGAGGTACCCGCTGTTGCTTTGGGAATATTAGCAAAACCGCTTTCTCTCGAAGGTATCTTATCCATGCAGAGAGCGGCATAA